DNA from Cetobacterium ceti:
TTCTTGAGTTAGTTTTAATTTTTCACATTTTTTAGAATTTTTAATTTCCTGTTCTCTAAGTTTATCTATACCAATTTTTCTATCTAAATTAGTTTCTTGTTTTAATTCTTTTAATCCTTCATCAGACTCCAAAGAATTTATTTTTAAAGTTTCTTCAAGTGAATTTTTATCAAAATTCACTCCAAAAATACTATTTAATTTTTTACTTGAGATTTTCTTTTTATCTTTAGTAATAAACATAATTGTATTATGAGTTGTTGATATATCCATCTCTATATTTTTTTCAGATAATTTTTCTTTTAATTCTTCTTTTGTAGTTGATTGATTTAAACTATCTGTAATATCTCTCCCTAAATCTAGTACAAAACTGTTATAATTCCCCTCTTTAGCTTTTTTAAGAACTTGATACGTCTTTGTTCTTTGCGTTTTTACTATATTTTCTTTTGCTTTTGTAGGTTCTAAGTTATAGTCTTTTTTCAAAGATTCAGTCATGTTTTTCTTTAATGTTTGTAATTGTGAGTTTGACATTTGAAATTTTTTCCCAGTTTCTAAACTAACTGAATTTATGACAATATGATTATGTAAATGTTTCTTATCATTATGAGTAATTATAACTGCTTGGAATCCCTTAAATTGTTTACAAGACTCTACAAGTTTAATTCCTTCTTTATGAACTTGTTCTTGAGTTAATCCGCAATTATGTTCAAATGATTGTGTAAAATGCTTATATTGACGTCCCTCTAATTTATTATAAATTGCTTTTGTTAATCTAAAGTCACTACTCCAATTATCACAGTCACAGTCTATTCCAGTTTTTAAAGATTTTTCTTTATCTAAATAATTTTCTAATCCTTTAGAACTTCCAGTTCCTCCACTAGATGAATTTATAGCCTTTATTATTGCCATTTTAACACCCCTTATAATTCAAAGTCATAATAATTAACTAAAAATATCTTTGATTGTATTTAAAATCGATTTTAGAGCGTCTGAGTTGATTTTAAGTTCTCTATTCAAATCTATTTTT
Protein-coding regions in this window:
- a CDS encoding relaxase/mobilization nuclease domain-containing protein, whose product is MAIIKAINSSSGGTGSSKGLENYLDKEKSLKTGIDCDCDNWSSDFRLTKAIYNKLEGRQYKHFTQSFEHNCGLTQEQVHKEGIKLVESCKQFKGFQAVIITHNDKKHLHNHIVINSVSLETGKKFQMSNSQLQTLKKNMTESLKKDYNLEPTKAKENIVKTQRTKTYQVLKKAKEGNYNSFVLDLGRDITDSLNQSTTKEELKEKLSEKNIEMDISTTHNTIMFITKDKKKISSKKLNSIFGVNFDKNSLEETLKINSLESDEGLKELKQETNLDRKIGIDKLREQEIKNSKKCEKLKLTQEERDQIEKDRINPNYKYIPKEKFNGRSRGR